The following coding sequences are from one Paenibacillus sp. JDR-2 window:
- a CDS encoding nitroreductase family protein — protein MNDFVSVVTERRSANKFIKGVSIEDKELNEIFDLVKYAPSSFNLQHAHYIVIRDEEMKQKVYEAANKQYKVQTASAVILVLGHLDAHRNAAEINEGLLHLGVINKQEFDHTVESVQQFYEERGEAFKRDEAIRNANLSAMLFMLAAKEKGWDTSPMIGFDPEAMVKVLDVPDRYVPALLIGIGKEDTSNRRVRGYRKPVGEFVSFERF, from the coding sequence ATGAACGATTTCGTATCCGTAGTTACTGAGAGAAGATCCGCAAACAAATTTATTAAAGGGGTTTCCATTGAGGATAAAGAGCTGAATGAAATTTTTGATCTTGTGAAGTACGCGCCGTCATCCTTCAATCTGCAGCATGCTCATTATATTGTGATTAGGGACGAAGAGATGAAACAGAAAGTGTATGAAGCGGCTAACAAGCAGTATAAAGTACAAACCGCTTCGGCCGTTATTCTGGTTCTCGGCCATCTGGATGCGCATCGCAATGCGGCGGAGATCAATGAAGGGCTGCTGCATCTCGGCGTTATTAATAAACAGGAGTTTGATCATACCGTCGAGTCCGTGCAGCAATTTTACGAAGAGCGCGGCGAGGCATTCAAACGGGACGAGGCGATCCGTAACGCGAATCTATCCGCTATGCTGTTCATGCTCGCAGCCAAAGAGAAAGGCTGGGATACGAGCCCAATGATAGGCTTTGATCCGGAAGCCATGGTGAAGGTGCTGGACGTGCCGGATCGTTATGTTCCCGCGCTGCTCATAGGCATCGGGAAAGAGGATACATCGAACCGCCGGGTACGCGGCTACCGCAAGCCGGTTGGCGAGTTCGTCAGCTTTGAGCGTTTCTAA